TGTCAACGGAAGAGTGAATGAGACCATTGACGATGAGGCCGTGGATACAACTGCCGCGATAAGCAGTGATGCTGCAGTTAAGAAAGCGCTGTCATCTGTTAACGCCCCGCAAGAGCTGACTTATGAGCCGACGACTGAGCTAGTTGTTTACCCTTTTGAAGATGAAAACCATACGGCTTATAAGGTGAATGTGAACTTTATGGGGGACGAGCCTGGTAACTGGTTTGTCTTTGTCGATGCAAAAAGTGGAGAAGTGATTGATCAGTATAATGGCATCATGCATGCAGATGAAATGAAAACACAAAATGGGGTTGGAATAGGCGTACATGGCGATCAACGGAAATTGCATATTAGCCAAGTGAAGGAACCGAAATCTGGCACTCAGTTTGCCTTAGCAGATTATGCGCATGAGGATCTTAAAGGGATATTCACATATGATTCCAAAAACGATACGGATACCCGGAATGATACGCTCTATATGGGGAATTCCGCTTCATTCAAAAGTGATTATGACCGAGCTGCTGTCGATGCACACTATAATTCTGAAAAAGTATATGAATACTTTCTAAATGAACATGGCCGAAATTCACTTGATGATGAGGGGATGGAAATTACTTCCTACGTCCACTATGGTAACAATTATAATAATGCCTTCTGGAATGGACGTTGGATGACGTATGGTGATGGTGACGGAGAGTTCTTTATTTCACTTTCAGCTGCGCTTGACGTTACGGCTCATGAAATGACGCATGGGATTATCTCCCACACAGCCAATTTAGTATACCGGGACCAGCCTGGTGCATTAAATGAATCATTCGCTGACGTCTTTGGCGCAATCATTGATGAGAAAGATTGGGAAATCGGCGAGGACATTATGGCACCAGCAGCAATTGCGGAAGGTAACTGGAGACTACGCAGTTTGAGCGATCCAAATAGTGTTGTCGTGACTAATCCACAAAGAGCAGCTTATGGTAGTGGGGTTTATCCAGCCCATATGGATGAATATTATCATATGCCACGTAACGTAGATAACGGCGGTGTCCATGTGAACTCTTCTATCCCGAACCATGCTGCATACCTGATCGGGCAAGAAATTGGAAGAGAGAAATTAGGACAAATTTATTACCGCGCATTAACGGTTTACTTAACACCATATTCTGAGTTTAGTGATGCGCGTCAGGCAATCGTGCAGTCTGCAATTGATATTTATGGTGAGGGTAGCGCGGAAGAGGCTGCAGTTCATGCAGGGTTTGATGCGGTGGGGATTTATTGAGGTTGAAGAGTGGAAGGTTAATAGTGGGGGTGTTTTTCGAAGGCATGGATATTTTTTGTCTGTGCCTTTTTTGTGATGAGGGTAGTCGTATCTTGTATATCATATAATGCTCAGAGTTAGTTGTTAAGGTTGGAGTACGTTAAAAATTGGGTACCTATTATGAAAAGTAGATAGAGAATAACGCAAATAACCATTGTTTTCAGGGTATAGAGAAGTAACAATCATAGAACTTCCAAACCCTCACCACTATAAAAGAGGAGCTGAAATCAATGGTTATATAGTCATTAAATAAGTGTAGGGTACCTGTACTAGACACCATTCAGACAATACACTAAAATTGCATGAACAAATATAGAATTCATCTAGGTTAATATTTGGATGAAAATCTGGTTTACTACTGCAAATTGTTCATTGCTATTTGGTTCTTGCGCTTATACTCACTTGGATGTTGAAGTAAGATAATCCGGCGACCCATGAATTAGAATATTATTATACCAATTTGTGTAATTAAATAATTCAATCTTCGCTAAAAACTTTATTTACAATGTTTTTATATCTATTCATTTATTACTCATTACTGACGTAAGGAGTCTCTATTATTTTTATTTTGTCCTTGTAAGATTCAATAGTTTTATTTAGATTTAGTATATTAGTATCTTGTTCAATATAATGATAGTAGTACCTAGAAATTTCAAATAGGGTTAGTATCTCTTTTGCTTCTTTAATAAAGTAGTCGTTTCTTTCTGGTACTATTCGTGGTAAGTAATGGACAAATAATTTAAAAATAGATAGACTAGGTAAATTATTGTAGATGTTCTTACCGTTTATTATTGCTTTAAGGACGTCTTTTGCTGAATATTTAACAGCAGCATTGAACAATGTAAAAAATTCTTCATCCGATATATTCTTCTCCACACAGTTATCATGCAATGTCTCAAGGTTAATGGTTCCGATTGGGAACTTCATAAAGCATTGAGATTGAAGTAAGTCTTTTAGTATATCTAAGCTTGATATTATTGATTTTTTTGAAATGCTTTCCCCAATCGTTCTGTATCTTTTATATTCCTCCCAGAAGAATAGTGATTCTTCTGCAAGATACAATAATTCATCATTTGTTGGATTTTGTATATCTTCAAATAATATGTCGAAACGATCTATGATTCTTTTAAGATTGTTCCAAATTAATTGCGGCAACTGCTCCTTGCGAATAATTCCATCTGCTTCAGGTAAAGCAACATTAGTACGTATAATACTGTCATTGTTTGAAAAAGACTTACTTTTACTATCAAAAAAAGATAGCATAGCAATATAAAACATCATATTTTCATTTACATTTTTCATTTTTTGCAAGTGAGTATCATTTAAGTCTCTAGAGTCTAGGGGAAAACCGCGTTCTAGTATAAAGCTTTTGTGATTTTCCTTCCAATCACTGTGAATAATTGTGTTCCTTAAATATTTTATTGCAAGATAATCATTTAATATTTCTTTATCCGCATTTATGCCATTTTTTATAAAGGCTTCGTAAAGATTATTAATCTTTGAAAAGTTACTTTTATTCTTGTCAAAGAATCCACTTAGAATGTTATTGTCAATGTATTTAGACCATTGCTTAATCATAGATTCAATATTACCTATAATGAACACACAGTAAATTCTACTAAAAGATGCAGAGAATAGGTGGTGGGTTGTCTCCTTGAAAGGATGAGTCAACATCGCCTCTCTCATGTCATATAAATACAGGATATCATCAGAATATGTTTCTATAAATTCTTTGGGCTTCATAGAGCTACTCCTTTACTTAGTTAATTCACTAATTTTATTGTTTAGTTAGTGTAATCTAATGATGAATCTAAATTTTATACTTCGGATTATATCCTTAACCACCTCCACATCCTAATTTACTTTCTTCTATGGCATGCACTTATATTTTTATGAAACGATTTTCAAGCACCACAAGAATAAAGTAATCAGGGAGTCAGTAGGATAATTATACCATATTACCAGAAGGTTTTGGAAATAGACTACATTCATTTCGAAACTAAAAGAAAAAACTGGATCAGTACCGGTTCATCCTTCATCTCAATAACAATCAATTCGTGCAGTAGAACACATTTATTGTCAGACACTATTCAGACAGTACGCTAGCGCGACACGTTTCGCTATAAATGCCTACGGCATGAAATGCGAGATTTCTTGAACCAAAAGAAATATAACTAATTAACTGTAGTTCGGAATGAAAGCCGTCATGTTGAGCCGAAACGAACTGTCTAATACTCCTGCGTGCGACTAAGAAATATAGTTCTGAATCGTACGAAGCCAGGTGAAGTCGACTGAATATAACCTAAATCAAGCCACTATAATGACAAGGATATAGATAGGTCGGGATGCTATAAAATATCAATGGTGAGAATGTTCTATAAGAACTGACAAAGTTGTGGATTAAAGGGTCTAGATTGTCACTACACGCGAAAGATGTAGCCCACTCCGTGGGGTGAAGTACCGAAAAGTAAGACTGGCGTTATGAAATTCGGAATAGGTAACGATGAATCTATAACTTCACAGGCTCAGAGCAACCACCTAAAGATATATGCACAGCTAGGTTAATTGGAACGTGGAAAGCAAGAAACGACCACAAAAACGACTATAATCGGGTCGATGTTTATAAGGTTAAAAACCAACCGAAATGACTTTATTCTTGTGAGAGTAGGGGCACAGTATTTATGAAACAGTGATAATAAACTGCGGAGAGATAGCCCCAAGTCTTAATTCTCGAAAATAATTACAACTTAAATGCAACTCACAAGGTCGTGTAGGATGATGGGACTTTTCGAAAGGAAAGGGAAGCAATCCATCGGTGAGTACACAATTACGTCATAATGAATACTACAATATGCAAACCAAGTTGGATGAACTCTATGAAAGAAGTAAGAATAACGGGCTAGAGGGATACGACTTATATGGAAAAATTACTGAAAAACATAACATCTTACTTGCGTATAGGAACATTAAAAGCAATACCGGTTCCAAAACTGCTGGTGTTGACGGAAAAACGATAGCTGATTTCAAGATAGAGTCTGAAGATAGTTTAGTCAACGAAATCGTGAACTGCCTAGACAACTATGAACCAAATGGTGTGAGGAGAGTCGAGATACCAAAACCGAATGGTAAAACAAGACCTCTGGGAATTCCGACGATGCGCGACAGGCTGATACAACAAATGTTTAAGCAAATCCTAGAGCCTATCTGCGAAGCGAAATTCTACAATCATTCTTATGGCTTTAGACCAAATAGAGCTACAAAACATGCAATGGCTCGTTGCCAACATTTAATCAACAGGAATGGTCTGCACTATGTTGTAGATATAGATATAAAAGGATTTTTTGATAATGTCAATCACAATAAGCTGGTGAAACAATTATACAATATGGGGATAAAGGATAGAAGAGTGTTAGCGGTAATAAATAAAATGTTGAAAGCACCTATTGAAATAACAGGGGTTCCAACAAAAGGCACACCGCAAGGTGGGATATTGTCGCCCCTTTTATCGAACGTGGTACTGAATGATTTGGACCACTGGATATCAAACCAATGGGAATCATTGAACACGAATCACAAGTATAGTGACAATGGATGTAAATATAGGTCGCTCAAGAAAACGAATCTAAAAGAAATGTTCATTGTCCGTTATGCAGACGACTTTAAGATATTCGCAAGGAATCACAAATCAGCTTATAAAATTTATCATGGAGTCAAAAAGTATCTGAAAAACAATTTAGACCTGGAAATTTCGCCTGAGAAATCTAAGATTACAAACCTTAGGAAAAATAAATCTGAATTTCTTGGTTTCACGCTAGAAGCGAAAAGAAAGACGAAAAAGTATGTAGCAATAACGCACGTAGCCCCCAACAAGAAAAACGAAATAGTGAATAAGGCTAGGGAGCTAATCAAGAACATACAGAAAGACACTAGCGTAAAATCGGTTAACCATTATAACAGCTACGTAATGGGGATTAAGAATTATTATAAATCAGCAACGCATGTTAGCATTGACTTCGCTAAAATTGCCTATCGCCTATTCCGCACCTTGTACAATCGTTTGAAATCTATTGGTAAGTATGGTGTTCCAAGAAAACCATCAGAAACTTATAAATTATTTAACAAAAACAACTATAAAACCTTTGAAGTACTGGGTGTACATCTGCATCCTATTGCGGATGTCAGAACTTTGGATAATAGAAACTTTAAGCAAAGTATCTGTAATTACACATCAGAAGGTCGAAATGATAAACAAATAATTAAAGGTAGTATAGCTCTGGAACTGCAACTAATGCTTATGAATACACATGAAGGACAAACTGTAGAATATACAGATAATAGGCTTTCAAGGTATTCAATGCAGAAGGGAATCTGTGCAATCACTGGAGAATTCATTTATAGCTATGATGTGCACTGCCACCATATACTGCCAAAGTCATTAGGCGGGACGGATGAATATAGAAACCTAGTAATAGTGAACCGAACGGTTCACAAGTTGATTCATGCGGTAACCGATAAAACGATTGAACGATATATGCAAATACTGAAGTTGAACGGAAAACAGCTTGAGAAACTAAATAAATATCGTAAGAAGTGTAATTTAACTGAAATTATCTAATCAGATTAAGATGGAACGCCGTATGAGGTGAAAGTCTCACGTACGGTGTGGAGCAGGGGAAAAGGTAGAGATAATTTCAAAGCCTTACCTATTGCTATCAATTGCATAAGAAAAATTAAGAGTCCGATCAAATTGTTTGGAATCCGTTGTATATTAGCTCATTTACTTAAATTATCATTTGCACTATGATAGAGGGACAAGCAAGAATTTCGGGAATTTTATTAAACCTATTTAATTTAGGGGGATGACAATGTATACGGAAGAACAAAGAGATGGTTTTATAAGAGTATATGAAACTTTAAGACTGTATAAACGAATTACGCCTAAGAAGCTTAACGGAGAAGAGACAATTGATAAACAAAATATTATCAAGGATTTATACGTAGATTTATTGCCTAATAACGGTATCATTAGAAAATTATTGTCTGATGAAACTTTTATATTATTAGGACGAAAAGGAACCGGGAAATCTACACTTTTTGCACGAGCCCAATATGATATTATAACTCGTAAGAAGAAACTGTCAGCATATGTAAATGCAAAATCTGTTGTAGATGATATGAAGTTTCAGAATAGCAGTTTGAATATACCTGATTTAGAGGGTGTTTTAGAATCCGAACAAATTGGAAGGTTATTACTGGTAAAGAAATTTTTAAACGACCTATTTGATAGTATTGTAGTTGAATTAAAAAGAGAAGAACAAAATCTTTTTGAGAGAATAAATAATAGGTTTAGGGATACTAGAATGGACTCGCTAATAAAAAATATTAAGGATAAAATTGATAACCCTGATATTCTTAATATAAACAGTGTGGTGTCTAAACAGACTAGGGAAACTGAGACCACTAATAGGACTAGCACAGGTGAGATGGGAGTGTCAGGGACATCTAATATAAATAGTATTAAAGAAGCATTGGTAAAAATATATGCAAAGGTTGGGTACAAGAAAGAAGTAGCCAGTGAAGTAGAAAACGATTCATTAAATATTTTTGCTAAGCTTTTTAATGTTGGAGATATTATAAATGATATTAAAAGATTATTGATCATTGCTAATCGAGAAAAACTATTTATTTTCATTGATGACTTTTCTGAACTTACAGAAGGTGATATGGAGCTGTTCTATCAAACATTACTAAATCCAATTTATAATTCTGCCAGAGATGAAGTTGTTTTGAAAATAGCAGCTTACCCAGGGAGAATAACTTATGGAGATCTAGAAGCAGGTAAATATGATTCTATCCAAATTGATGCATTCGAATTATATGGTCTGAATATTGCTGAACTGGAAAGGAAATCGAGTGATTTCATAAGAAGGTTAATTGAGAATAGAATAAGTTTTTATTGTAAGACAACCCCAGAAACATTTTTTGATACAAGTGAACAAACTATTGAAGAATATTATTTGTTGTTATTTGAAGCCTCTATGAATATTCCGAGGACCTTGGGACATATACTTAGTCACTGTTATGATAATGTAGTATCCTATGATAAAAAAATCACCAAATCTGATATTCTTAATGCAGTGGAAATGGTTTACAGAAAAATAACTAAAACATATTTCGACAAAGAACATAAAAGTTATGGAGTTTATAAGGAGAAATTAGACATATTTACCCAGCATAATTTAATTGAAGCCCTTTGTGAAAAAGCATTAGATTTGAAGGTTGAATTACCGAAAACAAATAATCAGCATTTTAGTAATTTGGAGTATGCCCATTCAAGTCATTTTCAGATTAAACCTGAGTTGGTGTCTTTCCTCGAATCTCTAGAATTTAATGGTCTAGTTCATAAGGTAAGTACAATAGCACCAAAATCAACGAAAAATAAAAAAGCTAATGTAGACGTATTTGTTTACGCCTTTGATTATGGATTATGTCAGTTTAATAAGATTTTGTACGGGAGACCTGAGAGAACCTCAAAATATTCAAAGTACTACCAACAAAGAAGGTTTGATTTAAGTGAGACATTGATTAATACATTATCTAGTAATAAAAAAATTGTTTGCAAAAATCCTGATTGTGAGACGCAATATGATATAAATGAGTTACCTATGATTGAACAGTTTGATATGATGTGTAGACGTTGTTTTCAGAAGACTTGTGAAGTTGATTATGATGAGAGTATAACCGAATTAGTAAAAGAAAATTTGAGTAAAGCACAATTCACCAAGGAAGAACTAGATATTCTACAGGTTTTAGAAATGTACACGAATACCACTACGAATTTAAAAGCTTATCCATTGGAAATTGGGCAGGAATTGGATATTTCGTATCAACTTGTTTCAAGGATAGCGAGAGGCCTTATTGTTACCGAGTTAGTAATAAGAAAGGAAGACGAAACAAATAATAACAGACCGTATTATGAAATTACTGAGGCAGGAAAAGATACATTGACCAAGATTTTGAGCATATAAGTCTAGGGTGCCAGGTTGTG
This window of the Sporosarcina pasteurii genome carries:
- the ltrA gene encoding group II intron reverse transcriptase/maturase codes for the protein MSTQLRHNEYYNMQTKLDELYERSKNNGLEGYDLYGKITEKHNILLAYRNIKSNTGSKTAGVDGKTIADFKIESEDSLVNEIVNCLDNYEPNGVRRVEIPKPNGKTRPLGIPTMRDRLIQQMFKQILEPICEAKFYNHSYGFRPNRATKHAMARCQHLINRNGLHYVVDIDIKGFFDNVNHNKLVKQLYNMGIKDRRVLAVINKMLKAPIEITGVPTKGTPQGGILSPLLSNVVLNDLDHWISNQWESLNTNHKYSDNGCKYRSLKKTNLKEMFIVRYADDFKIFARNHKSAYKIYHGVKKYLKNNLDLEISPEKSKITNLRKNKSEFLGFTLEAKRKTKKYVAITHVAPNKKNEIVNKARELIKNIQKDTSVKSVNHYNSYVMGIKNYYKSATHVSIDFAKIAYRLFRTLYNRLKSIGKYGVPRKPSETYKLFNKNNYKTFEVLGVHLHPIADVRTLDNRNFKQSICNYTSEGRNDKQIIKGSIALELQLMLMNTHEGQTVEYTDNRLSRYSMQKGICAITGEFIYSYDVHCHHILPKSLGGTDEYRNLVIVNRTVHKLIHAVTDKTIERYMQILKLNGKQLEKLNKYRKKCNLTEII
- a CDS encoding M4 family metallopeptidase; the encoded protein is MNRGHETLVKKKRFIVPLVLSSALLVGSTSVSSVFAQPVDSTELSSVQASKKWNERASVPVFVKERHAEKFSSSNSSNALNYLKKNQGKTGIKNPDKKLKVKKTEKDDLGMTHVRFNQSINGVNVEGSEVIVHFNEDHEVVAVNGRVNETIDDEAVDTTAAISSDAAVKKALSSVNAPQELTYEPTTELVVYPFEDENHTAYKVNVNFMGDEPGNWFVFVDAKSGEVIDQYNGIMHADEMKTQNGVGIGVHGDQRKLHISQVKEPKSGTQFALADYAHEDLKGIFTYDSKNDTDTRNDTLYMGNSASFKSDYDRAAVDAHYNSEKVYEYFLNEHGRNSLDDEGMEITSYVHYGNNYNNAFWNGRWMTYGDGDGEFFISLSAALDVTAHEMTHGIISHTANLVYRDQPGALNESFADVFGAIIDEKDWEIGEDIMAPAAIAEGNWRLRSLSDPNSVVVTNPQRAAYGSGVYPAHMDEYYHMPRNVDNGGVHVNSSIPNHAAYLIGQEIGREKLGQIYYRALTVYLTPYSEFSDARQAIVQSAIDIYGEGSAEEAAVHAGFDAVGIY
- a CDS encoding MarR family winged helix-turn-helix transcriptional regulator; the protein is MYTEEQRDGFIRVYETLRLYKRITPKKLNGEETIDKQNIIKDLYVDLLPNNGIIRKLLSDETFILLGRKGTGKSTLFARAQYDIITRKKKLSAYVNAKSVVDDMKFQNSSLNIPDLEGVLESEQIGRLLLVKKFLNDLFDSIVVELKREEQNLFERINNRFRDTRMDSLIKNIKDKIDNPDILNINSVVSKQTRETETTNRTSTGEMGVSGTSNINSIKEALVKIYAKVGYKKEVASEVENDSLNIFAKLFNVGDIINDIKRLLIIANREKLFIFIDDFSELTEGDMELFYQTLLNPIYNSARDEVVLKIAAYPGRITYGDLEAGKYDSIQIDAFELYGLNIAELERKSSDFIRRLIENRISFYCKTTPETFFDTSEQTIEEYYLLLFEASMNIPRTLGHILSHCYDNVVSYDKKITKSDILNAVEMVYRKITKTYFDKEHKSYGVYKEKLDIFTQHNLIEALCEKALDLKVELPKTNNQHFSNLEYAHSSHFQIKPELVSFLESLEFNGLVHKVSTIAPKSTKNKKANVDVFVYAFDYGLCQFNKILYGRPERTSKYSKYYQQRRFDLSETLINTLSSNKKIVCKNPDCETQYDINELPMIEQFDMMCRRCFQKTCEVDYDESITELVKENLSKAQFTKEELDILQVLEMYTNTTTNLKAYPLEIGQELDISYQLVSRIARGLIVTELVIRKEDETNNNRPYYEITEAGKDTLTKILSI